DNA sequence from the Coffea eugenioides isolate CCC68of chromosome 9, Ceug_1.0, whole genome shotgun sequence genome:
TTGCAAAAAGCAATCAACAGGCGGAGCCACAACCTTGCCAAGCCgaaactccaaatcattttCTAACGGCGTCAAGTTCAAGTCCAAACAGCAAACCCGTCCGCTACTAGTATTTGACTTCTGCACAACCGGTTCATGCTGGCCGGATGAAAGTGATGATACAGGAGACTGATGCTGTTGGCCAGATGAAAGTGATGACACAGGAGATTGATGGTATCCGATTTCTTCATTCATTGCAGCTCTGTGCCTCCTCATGTGCCCGCCTAGCGCCTGACCTACCGCGAATTCCTGCCCGCAGATTGAGCACTCGTGCGTTTTAGGCTTAGGCGGAGACGTCTGCACCTGGGATTGCAAGCTTAGATCTGCTCCGAGCTTTGGCTTTTTATGACTCGCCCTATGGCCTCCCAGCGCTTGAAACGATGGAAACTGCCTGTTACAAGTCTTGCACTCGAAAACCCGACTAGGGTTGTGGCTATTGTCGCTGCTGTTGTTATGATGGAAGATGTTTAATGCTTCAAACTCTCCTGCTCGAGACAACAGCATCAAGCAATTCGCCATGGTGGTTATGCTGTCGAACTGATCCGGTTCCCTGGCTCTTTTGGTTCCTACATTCATCATATTCATTCCCATGGAAATATTGATTGCAGAAAGTAGAAGAAGGCTTTGGTTCTTAGCTTTGAAGCTTCGATGGGAGTGTGAAAGCGGAAAAGGATGGAAGCTTTGTCTGAAGGAAGAAAGCTTGTAAACTTGAAAGTGAAACCAGCTGGAGAGGAGTAGTAAGCAATGAGAATATGACTCAAAGGTGATATATATTTATAGGTTAAATTTTGATTGGcacttttgactttttgagTTGACCTTTATAGAATGACGAAACTGACCACGTTTCTTGTGGGATAAGGGAGCTAGCTAATTTGGTAGTTTTGGTAAAGTGTT
Encoded proteins:
- the LOC113783732 gene encoding zinc finger protein ZAT11-like; translated protein: MGMNMMNVGTKRAREPDQFDSITTMANCLMLLSRAGEFEALNIFHHNNSSDNSHNPSRVFECKTCNRQFPSFQALGGHRASHKKPKLGADLSLQSQVQTSPPKPKTHECSICGQEFAVGQALGGHMRRHRAAMNEEIGYHQSPVSSLSSGQQHQSPVSSLSSGQHEPVVQKSNTSSGRVCCLDLNLTPLENDLEFRLGKVVAPPVDCFLQGC